Proteins encoded in a region of the Dreissena polymorpha isolate Duluth1 chromosome 6, UMN_Dpol_1.0, whole genome shotgun sequence genome:
- the LOC127833551 gene encoding hemicentin-1-like, producing MGLSLLTIALWLTHSSFIKEISSCNITLAAKTNLVDLGSSVFLTCQVCPSTTFTNFYHNNSKIAEYKLGQISVQSLSLYTLTYDAEAEKFNLTLKNYTHSSDGNYSCSIPFTTNISSLTLEHSVPVTFVTLTPATPTISVLQDVATSVIKCISSEGRPTPAITWYLDKNTPSDDTNDVNITATSSSETTGDVTTSTLTITATVEDQGSSIYCKASNGYGHIISNVRLNINVLVFPSRPIILHKSVIIGENISVILNRTVSLECNSSGNPRPNISWLLSTGYVINNTFIELKWEKRVNTDMITCTATSALQPTFGTTLTRSNTTDLWITILYSPSPPTCSIGDKLITANTIRAIKNEPMNMNCTSKSNPPPTSYLWTLPGGIKQDGQQLTIQRVLLEGPYTLDVNNVMNSTLLPQVITGHANIIFTLDILFPVAVHSIENKTVLKNQALSVTCLYTLGNPPETTFTWIHVNTSRVVGRQQSLALPNIQTTDEGFYKCRVNNTMTPTGCCALPAYDETIFYVDVQYAVDITRFYASGFEHSQIITVNENETVILYCDSEGDPLPSMLLINNTRGENDLLSGKYYNTISAYIPHARCEYDIGIYQCRANNTHNKVQQVREIKIKIKCAPRSSPFMPPAPKVWTKINSSVILTYTIMAYPPPSSSSAFVWRKKVNEDWFIVNDTRRLHIQISQDRLQTNLSIFQVHADDFTNYTVKVNNDIGTTEQTFVIQAKEEPAIPEHFRVSEDPVTDNIVIVEWKPGFNGGENQWFVIGYKQETGKNWTYKTKLENITRIAIEGLVAGTSYQFKMYAENSVGRSQETIVLTLVTRAAKADNGSSSPVGAAVGGAVGGIFMIVICIVLWKCRNTFTFKRKPDASAPYDDLFKGQTNVSAVNTSSEYEACRVESQQRDKYETLAETSFHVYSAISRIGTEGISVFNRESVASDNDCAVGREDRSYVNLVLSKTEN from the exons ATGGGGCTTTCGTTACTGACCATAGCGTTGTGGTTGACACATTCAAGCTTTATAAAAG AAATCAGTTCCTGTAATATAACTCTGGCAGCAAAAACGAATCTGGTTGATCTCGGATCATCAGTTTTCCTGACGTGTCAAGTTTGTCCTTCAACAACGTTTACAAATTTTTATCACAATAATTCAAAAATAGCAGAGTATAAATTGGGGCAAATAAGTGTACAGAGCCTAAGCTTGTACACTTTAACATACGACGCTGAGGCAGAAAAGTTTAAtttgacattaaaaaattatACACATTCATCTGACGGCAATTATTCGTGTTCCATCCCTTTTACAACGAACATTTCATCGCTTACTTTAGAACACTCAG TTCCGGTGACATTTGTAACGTTGACTCCTGCCACACCGACGATTTCCGTGTTACAAGACGTTGCAACCAGCGTCATTAAATGCATATCCTCAGAGGGCCGCCCAACACCAGCCATTACTTGGTATTTAGATAAAAACACACCGTCGGATGACACCAATGATGTAAATATCACAGCAACTAGTAGTAGTGAAACAACAGGAGACGTAACGACGAGTACTCTTACAATTACCGCTACGGTGGAAGATCAAGGTTCAAGTATTTATTGCAAGGCCTCAAACGGATACGGGCACATCATATCAAACGTGAGGCTCAATATCAATGTGTTGG tttttccaTCAAGGCCGATCATTCTACACAAATCAGTTATTATCGGCGAAAACATTTCCGTGATACTAAACAGGACTGTGTCGCTAGAATGTAACTCCTCTGGAAATCCAAGGCCAAACATTTCATGGCTTTTATCAACTGGTTATGTAATTAACAACACATTTATTGAACTTAAATGGGAGAAAAGAGTAAACACAGACATGATCACCTGCACGGCCACAAGTGCGTTGCAGCCAACATTTGGAACTACACTAACACGTTCTAATACAACTGATTTATGGATTACCATTTTAT ATTCACCGTCACCCCCAACCTGTTCAATCGGAGATAAGTTAATTACAGCAAATACCATTCGGGCAATTAAAAATGAACCAATGAATATGAATTGTACAAGTAAGAGTAACCCCCCTCCCACGAGCTATTTATGGACACTGCCTGGCGGAATAAAACAAGATGGACAACAACTCACAATACAACGCGTACTGTTGGAGGGTCCTTACACACTTGATGTCAATAATGTTATGAACTCAACATTGCTACCGCAAGTTATTACTGGGCATGCCAATATCATATTTACACTTGACATATTAT TTCCGGTGGCCGTACATAGTATTGAGAATAAAACCGTTTTGAAAAACCAGGCTTTATCTGTCACGTGTCTTTATACACTTGGAAACCCACCTGAGACGACTTTTACATGGATACACGTGAATACATCTCGTGTTGTTGGACGACAACAAAGCCTTGCGTTGCCAAACATTCAGACCACTGACGAGGGCTTTTATAAATGCAGAGTTAACAACACAATGACACCTACAGGATGTTGTGCACTACCGGCATACGATGAAACGATATTTTATGTTGATGTACAAT ACGCCGTCGATATAACGAGGTTTTATGCTAGCGGATTTGAGCATTCTCAAATTATTACGGTAAACGAAAATGAAACGGTGATATTATACTGTGATTCTGAAGGCGACCCTTTGCCTTCGATGCTACTAATAAATAATACTCGCGGTGAAAATGATTTACTGAGTGGAAAGTATTACAACACAATATCCGCATATATTCCTCATGCACGATGTGAATATGACATAGGTATCTACCAATGCAGGGCGAACAACACGCACAATAAAGTGCAGCAGGTGCGAGAGATTAAAATCAAGATCAAAT GTGCACCGAGATCTTCTCCCTTTATGCCACCGGCACCTAAAGTTTGGACGAAAATTAACAGTAGTGTAATTCTAACGTACACTATCATGGCGTATCCTCCGCCAAGCTCTTCATCGGCATTTGTTTGGCGGAAGAAAGTAAATGAAGACTGGTTTATTGTTAATGATACGAGAAGACTTCATATTCAAATTTCTCAAGACAGACTTCAGACAAACCTTTCAATATTTCAAGTTCATGCAGACGATTTTACAAACTATACGGTAAAAGTGAACAATGACATTGGCACCACAGAACAGACATTTGTTATTCAAGCGAAAG AAGAGCCAGCTATACCAGAGCATTTCCGTGTATCTGAAGATCCGGTAACAGACAACATTGTAATCGTTGAATGGAAACCGGGATTTAACGGCGGGGAAAATCAATGGTTCGTTATTGGATATAAACAAGAAACGGGAAAAAATTGGACTTACAAAACTAAACTTGAAAATATCACTCGAATAGCGATTGAAGGACTGGTTGCCGGAACCTCTTATCAATTCAAAATGTATGCAGAAAATTCAGTTGGAAGATCACaggaaacaattgttttaacatTGGTTACGCGAGCAGCCAAAGCTG ATAATGGATCATCTTCACCTGTCGGGGCTGCAGTGGGAGGGGCTGTCGGTGGAATTTTTATGATAGTCATCTGCATTGTTCTTTGGAAATGTAGAAACacatttacttttaaaa GAAAGCCTGATGCTAGTGCTCCTTACGATGACTTATTCAAAGGACA GACAAATGTCTCAGCTGTCAATACCAGCTCCGAATATGAAGCATGCAGAGTtg aatccCAGCAGAGGGACAAGTACGAGACACTCGCTGAAACTTCGTTTCATGTGTACTCAGCCATATCAAGAATCGGCACAGAGGGGATTAGTGTTTTTAACCGTGAATCTGTAGCTTCAGATAATGATTGTGCAGTAGGGAGAGAAGACAGATCATATGTTAATTTAGTATTATCGAAGactgaaaattaa